One Porphyromonas pogonae genomic region harbors:
- a CDS encoding SWIM zinc finger family protein: MIKKEGRLSNKICPDNMSVEEWQVALRRENAIDAGFQVEHLDENRIWGDYMVSSDTGRYRVAFRGVRSDRNFCSCLDFRTNGLGTCKHLEAVTLYLQQHVAGYPWAEMSYIPPYSSIYVSYKGGRAIKLKVGEVETEQYEELKRKYFDEDGVLPLANYRYFTQIENEAKEISSSFRCYDDVYELVNQELDKEEWHQDLENDYPDHRIPLDAVSLYDDSIGIEQKLFDLTYSGFGLIVSPSNKFFPLFMLRLAQEIFVREPDSKNGYIVLEDNQEVLEWEKLIRMYMPSGLPLEILTAQQFASHVANTTPECNFVFVDHAEGLKEWRNPVSMAMKKLSIKHLYMRIDTLQYLTPVQLSSILQHISPFVLGPFYKFIHTYRPIFPLKDDASALPEEVKDSVYLFGRDLLKVIEAIVLEGGPVEDSVVNQFPFTAEGKAEAFLSALTEILADEEARLILLEKLKSL, from the coding sequence ATGATTAAAAAAGAAGGTCGATTGTCTAATAAGATTTGCCCGGACAATATGTCTGTCGAGGAATGGCAAGTAGCTCTTCGCCGTGAAAATGCTATTGATGCGGGTTTTCAGGTTGAACACTTAGATGAAAATCGTATTTGGGGCGATTACATGGTAAGCAGTGATACCGGAAGATATAGAGTTGCTTTCAGAGGAGTAAGAAGTGATAGAAATTTCTGTTCTTGCCTTGACTTTCGAACAAATGGTTTGGGTACATGTAAGCATCTTGAGGCAGTTACTCTTTATCTCCAACAACATGTCGCAGGATATCCTTGGGCAGAGATGTCATACATTCCTCCTTATTCATCTATTTATGTAAGTTACAAAGGAGGTCGGGCTATAAAACTTAAAGTAGGAGAAGTTGAGACTGAACAATACGAGGAGCTTAAAAGGAAATATTTCGATGAGGACGGAGTACTTCCTCTTGCCAATTATCGTTACTTTACCCAAATAGAGAATGAGGCTAAGGAAATATCATCCTCATTTCGTTGCTATGACGATGTATATGAACTCGTGAACCAAGAACTTGATAAGGAAGAGTGGCATCAGGATTTGGAAAATGATTATCCCGATCATAGAATACCCTTGGACGCTGTATCGCTATATGATGATTCTATAGGTATAGAGCAAAAACTGTTTGATCTGACTTATTCAGGATTTGGCCTTATTGTATCTCCCTCGAATAAGTTTTTCCCACTTTTTATGCTTCGTCTCGCTCAAGAGATATTTGTTCGGGAACCGGATAGTAAAAATGGGTATATTGTTTTGGAAGACAATCAAGAGGTTCTGGAATGGGAAAAACTTATACGTATGTACATGCCGTCTGGATTACCTTTGGAGATACTCACAGCCCAGCAATTTGCATCACATGTAGCAAATACTACACCTGAATGTAACTTTGTATTTGTAGATCATGCTGAAGGATTGAAAGAGTGGCGCAATCCAGTGTCAATGGCGATGAAGAAATTGAGCATCAAACATCTTTATATGCGTATTGATACACTACAATATCTGACTCCTGTTCAGCTTTCTTCGATATTACAACATATCAGCCCGTTTGTGTTGGGCCCTTTTTACAAATTTATTCATACATATCGCCCTATATTCCCGCTTAAGGATGATGCATCCGCTTTACCGGAAGAGGTAAAGGATTCAGTGTATCTCTTTGGCCGAGATTTACTCAAGGTTATTGAGGCTATTGTTCTAGAGGGGGGGCCTGTAGAAGACTCTGTCGTAAATCAATTCCCATTTACAGCTGAAGGTAAGGCTGAGGCTTTTTTGAGCGCACTTACCGAAATTCTTGCAGATGAAGAGGCTCGATTGATTTTATTAGAGAAGCTCAAGTCATTATAA